GCTTCAGGCGAAATTGGGATTCCTAAGTTTTTGATAGTGTTGCGATTAACCAGAAATAAAGGTGGATTCTGCAGTTCAGACTCTAGTTTGTTCGGAGCGATACCATCGAGAAGGATACGCGCAGCTTTTTGGCCGGCGATAAAGCCCAGAGTATAAAAATCGGCTACCGGACCAAAACTGGCTCCTTGTTCAATGCCTTTTTTATTTGAGCTTAAAATAGGAATGCCATGTTTCAGTGAAAGCTTTATCAGGGCCTCTTCTCCGCCAGCCTGCATTAAGGTATCAGTGGTTGTCATAAAGAGATCAACCTGGCCGATCAGCTGTTTGGCCAGCCGTTTTACCTGTTGTATGTTTTCCGGTTTCATTTCCAGTGCTTCAATGCCTTCCCTGCGAAACATCCGCAGCAGATTTGCAGACTGAATCTGTGAATTGGGTTCACCCCGGCGATGGAAAATGGCAATGCGGTTTACCTGTGGATAAAGCAGCTTTAACAGGTACAGGTAGTGTCTGACAGGGACATAATTACTGGTGCCGACGAGATTATTACCTGAGTATTGAAACGATTCGATCAGCCCGGAGTCGGCCGGATAAGTCACGATAGAAAAAACAATTGGCATACTGACTGGAAGTTCATCCTGCATGACGGTGGTGCCAGGAGTGGTCAGTGAATACACCAGATCGACTTTGGCCTGGATAAATTTTGCTGCAACCTGCGCTTGTAAGTTTTTATCGGCACCTTGTTTACCAGCGATAAACCTGACTTGCTGGCCTTCAATTAAACCTGCTTCAGCCAGCCCGGCTTTAAAGCCTCGCACGCTTTCCGGGTAACCGCTCCAGGTTGCCAGTCCTATGGTATAGGGTGCTGCCTGTACTGCTGCGCTGATCTGTAACAGGCTGATGACGATGATGATATGCAGTAATCGGCTGAATACTTTTCTCAGAAGGCTCAGGTTTTTAACGCTCAGATTAGCCAAACCCTGAGGCACAAATAATTGGCCCACATAACTGAGGTGTTTTGAGCATACAGGGTCACACTGGTAACGCATGATAATTGTCTCATCCGAAGTTCAGAAAGATATCTCTGCACTAAACATAGGCGAGGATCCGGTCAGAGTCCGGTTCAGAATGGCATATATATCATTTTGCTTACTCAAAACGGGGAGTAAGTCATTCTTATCTAAGACTTTATGTACATGAAGAACCCGCCTCAGAAAGAGGCGGGGGAAGTGATTCTAAGCTATCAGTCGCCCAGTGCCAGGCCTTCACGGCGAGGATCTGCTGCGCCTGTGAGTTTGCCTTCATCAAGTATGATTGCCTGCAGTCCGGAATTCAGGTCACGAACGTTCACTCTGAAGCCCATTGTTTCCAGTGCAGATTTGTAGCCCTCAGCTGCGGTGCCTTTTTCCAGATCATAAGTACCGAAACGGTTGATCAGATGTGGTAAGTCGATAGCCTGCTGAATATCCATGTCCCAGTCCAGATGGGCAATTAATGCAGAAGCCACATAACCAATGATACGTGAACCACCCGGAGAGCCGATCGCCATATACGGTTGACCATCGCGCATGACGATAGTTGGCGCCATTGAAGAACGTGGGCGTTTACCCGGTTCAATGCGATTGGCAATCGGGTAACCGTTCTTCTGCGCAGCAAACGAGAAGTCGGTCAGTTCATTGTTCAGCAGGAAGCCGTTACTCATAACCCGGGAACCAAAGCCGTTCTCGATAGTAGTGGTCATGGATACGATATTGCCTGCTTTATCGACGATCACGAAGTGTGAAGTGGAAGGCAGTTCGATGGCTATGTCGTCCGCCTGAGCAATCGCCTGTTCCCAGCGTGGTTCACCCGGAGCCACTTCAGTTAACGCTTTGCCTTCAGTGATCAGCTCAGCACGTTGAGTAAGATAGCTCTTATCCAGCAGGCCTTCAGGCATAGGTACATAATCTGTATCGGCCATGTAACGGCCACGGTCTGCAAAGGCTAAGCGAGAAGCATCGCCAATAACCTGCCAGGCGGTAGCGCTATCGGCACCCATCCCGGCCAGATCAAAGTTACTGCTGATGCCGAGGATCTGGCCAACAGTCAGCGCGCCGGAGCTTGGTGGCCCCATGCCACAGATATCGTACTGACGATAAGGTGCACATACTGCAGGGCGTTCTTTCACGCTGTAAATCGCCAGGTCCTGCTCACTGAGTACCCCCGGATTATTCTGAATGCTGTTTACTTTAGCGACAATCGCCTGGCCAATAGGGCCGGCGTAGAATGCATCCGCGCCATCTTTTGCCAGCAGACTGAGGGTATCTGCGTAATCCTGATTCTTCAGCAAATGCCCTTCTGTTAGCGGTTCACCTTCAGCACTGAAGAAATAGGCTTTGGTATCCGGATAAGTACTCAGGCGTTCTTTATCGTTTGCGATAGCACCAGCTAGCCGGGCAGATACTCTGAAACCGTTGGTCGCCATTTCCTGTGTAGGCTTCAGCAATCCTGCCCAGTTCTGATTACCATAACGGGCGTGCATGTCTGCCATTAGCTTCACGGTACCGGGGGTGCCGACGGAACGGCCGCCCACTACTGCATCATAAAACTTCAGGGGCTTGCCGTTTTCATCCTGAAACAGTTCAGGAGTTGCTGCCAGCGGTGCGGTTTCACGGGCATCAAATGTTGTCAGCTGTTTGCTTTCAGCATCGTAGTAAACCAGAAATGCACCGCCACCAAGACCGGAAGATTGCGGCTCTACCAGCCCCAGCATTGCCTGAATGGCAACCATAGCATCCATGGCACTGCCGCCGTTTTTCAGTACATCGTAGCCGGCCTGTGCCGCCAGAGGGTTAGCGGCAGCGACCATAAATTCGTTGGCGGTAACCGCCTGTTTGCTCTGTATGCCACTGGAAGCTTCCGGCGCAACAGAGTCGGCAACCTGAGATGAAGCATGTAGCTGCAGAGAAAGCAGCAGTGATGCGGAAAGTACACCTATCTGTTTGCTGGCTTTAGTAATCATATTTGTTATTCCTTTAAGTTGAGTTACTACAGCTGAAAATCGGCGTCCGGGCTGCCGCGGAATTCCGGCGTCAGAATAATATAGACGATGGAGTGAAGGGGGGACAAGCGGGGTATAGGTTTTGAAAGCAAATCGTCTGGCTGATGGTTTAAGGCATGAAAGAACAGGACGGCAAGATTATTCTTTAGTCGGGATTAGTCTCTTCAGATGGTGTCAGGAGCTCAAATAGAAAAGTAAACCGAATTAAGTTTCGGCTTGTAGGTTATGTAAAAGCAGTTATTTCAGCAAGTTAATAAACAGTTACCCTGTATAAAATAAATTATGTATGCTGGATTTAATGTTTACATGGCCGCTAGTTGTAGGGTGAGTCTTCAGCATGAATACGATGAACAGTATTTCTTCATTAGATAAGCGTAAAACATACGGTATATCTGCCTATGTTTATGTGACCGCTATCACACTCCTGGCCTGTGTTTCATCAGGTATTCTGTTATGGCAAAAAAACACGGCTGAGGCCGAAGACATCCGCAATACAGCTGTCAAAATCACTGAAGCTAAGCTGTCTGTATTTCAGGCTTATGTAAAAAAATCACTCGAAAAATATGATTATATTGCCAAAGATCTGAGAAATAGAAAGCATACCGGCAATATCGATAATGAGCTCAAACGCCTGCATGCACTTGATCCCAAAATCATGGATATGCTGTATATGAACCGTGATGGCGTCACTGTTAATTGGACTGGTGAGGGCGCTGCACCGAAAGCGGCTGACCGCGAATTTTACACTGAGCTCAGAGATAACCCTTCCATGACCCGTTATATCAGCGCAGTGAAGCGTTCCCGGGCTCGCGATGGCAAGTGGTTTTTCTCCATAAGCAGACCCTTGGAAGACCAGTTTGGCTCATTTGATGGCGTAACGGTTGTACTTGTGACCGTAGAGTCACTCAATGGTGATTTAGAAAAGCAGTTAGTACTGGGTGACTATAGTCTCGCTATTCTCAAGGAGAACGGTAAGACGTTGATGAGAGTGCCTATACCGGCTGCCGGTATAGACCAGACGGTGCGGAAAATGCCTGCCAAACCAGCCAGCGGCTCTGACATGATTTTTCACAGTGAGGCGCTTTCACCCTATGACAATAAAGTCAGATTAGTTGCCTGGCAGTATCTTCCTGAATATCAGCTTTGGGCTGTGGTTACTAAGCCGAAAGATAACGTGGAGAAGGCACTGCGCAGTAATTTGAGTAACAATTTGATTTTATCGTTCTTTGTTTATGCATTTCTGGGGCTTGCTGCCGCACTGGTTGTTATGCACCTTAAGCGTACCCGGAAAGAATTTAATGCTCTTGAACGTGAGAAGTCAGAACTGACAGTTCAGGCCCAAACGGATGCGTTGACCGGTTTGTATAACCGGCGATTTTTTTATAAATGCGCCGAGTTAGAAATCTCCAGAATGCAGCGCTATGGTGGCTCTATAGCCATTGCGTTAATTGATGTGGATAACTTTAAACGAATCAATGATGAGTTTGGCCATCAGATAGGTGACAGTGTTCTCGCCGCGTTGGCGGCATGCCTGGATCAGGGGAAGCGTCAGACTGACTTTGTGGCCCGCTATGGTGGTGAAGAGTTCGTTATGTTGTTCTCACATACTTCGTGCCAGCAGGCAGGTAAGTATGCGGAACTTATTCGTCAGCGTGTTGAACAGTTGCATATTGAAAAGACGGAAGAGTGTCCGGTGCCTGTTACGATTTCGATTGGCTTTTCGATGATCCTCAGTAACGAAAACACTATTGAATCAGCTTTACACCGGGCTGATGTCGCACTTTATAAATCTAAGACTGGAGGTAAAAACCGGGTGTCTTTAGGTAAGTAATGTATCTTTTACTTTTTCAATACGAAGTTATTAGGAAGCTCCCTGGCCGGTATCGGCCAGGGAGGGATGTTATGCCTGATAAGGATCAGAATTATTCAGGTAACGTAACATGCTGGCTTTTTTTGGATGGTCTTCCAACCAGAGTCGAAACTCTTGTAAATGGTTATAGTCTTCACCAAATAGTTGCTCATATTCACTGCGAAAATGTTCCCGGGTCTGGTCCTGTCTTACCCGGCGCTGCCATTCTTCGGTGAAGATGTTATTTAGCTTATGCTGCATTTCCAGCTGTTTAAGTAACTGCCATTCACCGGAGTCCAGCCAAGCTTCATCGCAGCTGCCACAAAGATCTACGCGGTTGTCTGTATCGTTGTTAATGCGAAACTTGGTCATAAAACCTGAACATTTAGGGCAAACGATGGCATTGCCGTTATCAGCTGCATCTGTTTCTTCACTGACTTCGCAGACTGGGGGGCTGGTTTTGGCCGAATAAGTTTCGGCCCATTGCCGGTATGTAAGTAGCGGCAATAAAGCTCCCTGACACTGACGACAGCCATTCGCCGGTAGTTGTTCTTCCAGTTTGGTTGGCAACAGCGGCTGATCTTTACAAGTTGGACATTGCATCGGGTTCTTCCTTGTTTGGGCTGCTCAGCCGTCCATTGTCTGAAGTTTTCTCAGATCGGCTGAAATGCCGGCTTCTTCCATTAAACTGTCGATTAACGGCGCCGCCACACGGTGTTGTAGAGCACTATCAACAAGCGCTTCAGGTAGGCTCTTACTGCTATTGCTGGCTGATGATGTATCGCCGTTTAGAGAGCTCGTTTGCTTGCCGTTAAGGCCCTCAACGCTGATGATTTTCATACCATCAATGTTTTCCAGAGGTTTAACGCTGGCACCAATAATGTTTGGCAGATTGTCATGCAAGCTCATTACTTTCTTCAGTGTGATTTGCGCATCGTTGAGCTGGTTCATAGCGTCGTTCATCAGGCGAGTACCTTCAGCATCAATGCGGAAGCGTTCTTCGTCAGCCTGGGCTTTAATACGGACCGCGGTTGCTTCCGCTTCAGCAGCAATGGTGACGGCCTCAGCATCGTCGGCAGCGGCTTCTTTACTGGCTTCTGCTGCAACCCGGATCGCGGTTGCCTGCTTTTCAGCTTCTTTTTGTGCTTCGATGATTTCAATGCGTTTATCACGCTCAGCTTTTTCAACTTCACGTGCTGTCTCTACACCTTCTTCTGCACGTACGGCCTCTGCCAGTGCGGTGTTAGCCTGTTCGTCGGCCAGTGACTTAGCTTTGGATTTTTCAGCAACGGCAATTTCCCGTTCCTGTTCTGCCAATTCAAGAATTTTTAATCGTTCAATATCCTGTTCTTTAAGAATTTTTTCTTTTTCTATTTGGCGGGTTTCGATATCCCGCTGTTTATCAATTTCCTGTGCTTTCATCTGGCGCTCAGCGGAGATTCTTGCTTCCTGGATTTCACGTTCAGAGATAATTTCAGCGGTTTGTGCTTCTTTATTCTGATCAGCTCTGCGCTTAGCGATGGAAGCTGCCTGCTCTGCCTCACGTATTTCCAGTTCACGCTGTTGTTCTAACTGGGCGTAACGCATTTCCCTGTTGATTTCTAAGGTTTGTTTTTCAGTATCCAGATTCTTTTGTTCGATTAAAACTTTAGTTTCCTGTTCAACGTCGTTGATTTCTTTCTTACGACCTTCAATCTTGGCGGTCATTTTAGCAAGACCTTCAGCATCGAAGACGTTATCCGGATTGAAATATTCTTTCATTGTCTGATCCAGGCCTGTCAGGCTGACAGATTCCAGTTCCAGGCCGTTTTTCAGCAAGTCTTCACTTACTACTTCCTGTACTTGCTGAACGAACTGAGCGCGCTGTTCGTGAAGTTCATCCATGTCCATCAGGGCAGCGACGGTTCGTAGTGAATCGACGAATTTACCTTCGATCATATCTTTCAGAGCATCCGGGTCCAGTGTCCGGCCACCTAAGGTTTGCGCAGCGTTTGCGATTGCATCCTGATCTGGTTTAACGCGTAAATAAAACTCGGCTAAAACGTCCGCACGCATGCGGTCTTTAGTAATCAGAGCTGCTTGCTGGGCGCGAGATACTTCCAAGCGCAGGGTATTCATGTTCACGG
The DNA window shown above is from Aliamphritea ceti and carries:
- the ggt gene encoding gamma-glutamyltransferase → MITKASKQIGVLSASLLLSLQLHASSQVADSVAPEASSGIQSKQAVTANEFMVAAANPLAAQAGYDVLKNGGSAMDAMVAIQAMLGLVEPQSSGLGGGAFLVYYDAESKQLTTFDARETAPLAATPELFQDENGKPLKFYDAVVGGRSVGTPGTVKLMADMHARYGNQNWAGLLKPTQEMATNGFRVSARLAGAIANDKERLSTYPDTKAYFFSAEGEPLTEGHLLKNQDYADTLSLLAKDGADAFYAGPIGQAIVAKVNSIQNNPGVLSEQDLAIYSVKERPAVCAPYRQYDICGMGPPSSGALTVGQILGISSNFDLAGMGADSATAWQVIGDASRLAFADRGRYMADTDYVPMPEGLLDKSYLTQRAELITEGKALTEVAPGEPRWEQAIAQADDIAIELPSTSHFVIVDKAGNIVSMTTTIENGFGSRVMSNGFLLNNELTDFSFAAQKNGYPIANRIEPGKRPRSSMAPTIVMRDGQPYMAIGSPGGSRIIGYVASALIAHLDWDMDIQQAIDLPHLINRFGTYDLEKGTAAEGYKSALETMGFRVNVRDLNSGLQAIILDEGKLTGAADPRREGLALGD
- a CDS encoding zf-TFIIB domain-containing protein: MQCPTCKDQPLLPTKLEEQLPANGCRQCQGALLPLLTYRQWAETYSAKTSPPVCEVSEETDAADNGNAIVCPKCSGFMTKFRINNDTDNRVDLCGSCDEAWLDSGEWQLLKQLEMQHKLNNIFTEEWQRRVRQDQTREHFRSEYEQLFGEDYNHLQEFRLWLEDHPKKASMLRYLNNSDPYQA
- a CDS encoding flotillin family protein, with the translated sequence MSDNLISTLILAGMCFVALLVIGMIFSRLYKRSSKEISFVRTGFGGQKVIMNGGALVFPVLHEAIPVNMNTLRLEVSRAQQAALITKDRMRADVLAEFYLRVKPDQDAIANAAQTLGGRTLDPDALKDMIEGKFVDSLRTVAALMDMDELHEQRAQFVQQVQEVVSEDLLKNGLELESVSLTGLDQTMKEYFNPDNVFDAEGLAKMTAKIEGRKKEINDVEQETKVLIEQKNLDTEKQTLEINREMRYAQLEQQRELEIREAEQAASIAKRRADQNKEAQTAEIISEREIQEARISAERQMKAQEIDKQRDIETRQIEKEKILKEQDIERLKILELAEQEREIAVAEKSKAKSLADEQANTALAEAVRAEEGVETAREVEKAERDKRIEIIEAQKEAEKQATAIRVAAEASKEAAADDAEAVTIAAEAEATAVRIKAQADEERFRIDAEGTRLMNDAMNQLNDAQITLKKVMSLHDNLPNIIGASVKPLENIDGMKIISVEGLNGKQTSSLNGDTSSASNSSKSLPEALVDSALQHRVAAPLIDSLMEEAGISADLRKLQTMDG
- a CDS encoding ABC transporter substrate-binding protein translates to MRYQCDPVCSKHLSYVGQLFVPQGLANLSVKNLSLLRKVFSRLLHIIIVISLLQISAAVQAAPYTIGLATWSGYPESVRGFKAGLAEAGLIEGQQVRFIAGKQGADKNLQAQVAAKFIQAKVDLVYSLTTPGTTVMQDELPVSMPIVFSIVTYPADSGLIESFQYSGNNLVGTSNYVPVRHYLYLLKLLYPQVNRIAIFHRRGEPNSQIQSANLLRMFRREGIEALEMKPENIQQVKRLAKQLIGQVDLFMTTTDTLMQAGGEEALIKLSLKHGIPILSSNKKGIEQGASFGPVADFYTLGFIAGQKAARILLDGIAPNKLESELQNPPLFLVNRNTIKNLGIPISPEAHSIVTWTDE
- a CDS encoding sensor domain-containing diguanylate cyclase; translation: MNTMNSISSLDKRKTYGISAYVYVTAITLLACVSSGILLWQKNTAEAEDIRNTAVKITEAKLSVFQAYVKKSLEKYDYIAKDLRNRKHTGNIDNELKRLHALDPKIMDMLYMNRDGVTVNWTGEGAAPKAADREFYTELRDNPSMTRYISAVKRSRARDGKWFFSISRPLEDQFGSFDGVTVVLVTVESLNGDLEKQLVLGDYSLAILKENGKTLMRVPIPAAGIDQTVRKMPAKPASGSDMIFHSEALSPYDNKVRLVAWQYLPEYQLWAVVTKPKDNVEKALRSNLSNNLILSFFVYAFLGLAAALVVMHLKRTRKEFNALEREKSELTVQAQTDALTGLYNRRFFYKCAELEISRMQRYGGSIAIALIDVDNFKRINDEFGHQIGDSVLAALAACLDQGKRQTDFVARYGGEEFVMLFSHTSCQQAGKYAELIRQRVEQLHIEKTEECPVPVTISIGFSMILSNENTIESALHRADVALYKSKTGGKNRVSLGK